The following proteins come from a genomic window of Streptococcus oralis:
- a CDS encoding NUDIX hydrolase: MTQQDFRTTVGDTVFGVRAAALILQNGKLLVTKDKGKYYTIGGAIQVNEITEDAVVREVREELGVRAQAGQLAFVVENRFEQDGVSYHNIEFHYLVNLLEDAPLTMQEDEKMQPCEWIDLDELQNIQLVPTFLKTALPDWDGQLRHIHLEE, translated from the coding sequence ATGACTCAACAAGACTTTCGGACAACAGTGGGAGACACGGTCTTTGGTGTTCGGGCGGCAGCCTTGATTCTCCAAAATGGCAAGCTCCTAGTTACCAAAGATAAGGGCAAGTATTACACTATTGGCGGTGCGATTCAAGTTAATGAAATCACGGAAGACGCGGTAGTTCGTGAAGTGAGGGAAGAATTAGGTGTCCGAGCTCAAGCTGGACAGCTAGCTTTTGTGGTTGAAAATCGTTTTGAACAAGACGGTGTTTCCTATCACAACATCGAGTTTCATTACCTGGTGAACTTGCTGGAGGACGCCCCATTGACCATGCAGGAAGACGAAAAAATGCAGCCTTGTGAGTGGATTGACTTGGATGAACTCCAGAATATCCAGCTAGTTCCAACCTTTTTAAAAACAGCCCTGCCAGATTGGGACGGCCAACTAAGACACATTCATCTTGAGGAATAG
- the mnmA gene encoding tRNA 2-thiouridine(34) synthase MnmA, whose amino-acid sequence MSDNSKTRVVVGMSGGVDSSVTALLLKEQGYDVIGIFMKNWDDTDENGVCTATEDYKDVAAVADQIGIPYYSVNFEKEYWDRVFEYFLAEYRAGRTPNPDVMCNKEIKFKAFLDYAMTLGADYVATGHYARVARDEDGIVHMLRGVDNGKDQTYFLSQLSQEQLQKTMFPLGHLEKPEVRRLAEEAGLATAKKKDSTGICFIGEKNFKNFLSNYLPAQPGRMMTVDGRDMGEHAGLMYYTIGQRGGLGIGGQHGGDNAPWFVVGKDLSKNILYVGQGFYHDSLMSTSLEASQVHFTRDMPEEFTLDCTAKFRYRQPDSKVTVHVKGDKAEVIFAEPQRAITPGQAVVFYDGEECLGGGLIDNAYRDGQVCQYI is encoded by the coding sequence ATGAGTGATAACTCTAAAACACGTGTTGTTGTGGGGATGAGTGGTGGTGTTGATTCGTCGGTGACGGCTCTCTTGCTCAAGGAGCAGGGCTACGATGTGATCGGTATCTTCATGAAGAACTGGGATGACACAGATGAAAACGGCGTCTGTACGGCGACCGAAGATTACAAGGATGTGGCTGCGGTGGCAGACCAGATCGGCATTCCTTACTACTCTGTCAATTTTGAAAAAGAGTACTGGGACCGCGTCTTTGAGTATTTCCTAGCGGAATACCGTGCAGGACGCACGCCAAATCCAGACGTTATGTGTAACAAGGAAATCAAGTTCAAGGCCTTTTTGGACTATGCTATGACCTTAGGCGCAGACTATGTAGCGACGGGGCATTATGCTCGAGTGGCGCGTGATGAGGATGGCATCGTTCACATGCTTCGTGGCGTGGACAATGGCAAGGACCAGACCTATTTCCTCAGTCAACTTTCGCAAGAACAACTCCAAAAAACCATGTTCCCCTTGGGACATTTGGAAAAGCCTGAAGTTCGCAGACTAGCTGAAGAAGCAGGACTTGCGACTGCTAAGAAGAAAGACTCGACAGGGATTTGCTTTATCGGAGAAAAGAACTTTAAAAACTTTCTCAGCAACTATCTGCCAGCCCAGCCTGGTCGCATGATGACTGTGGATGGTCGCGATATGGGTGAGCATGCAGGCCTGATGTACTATACGATTGGTCAGCGTGGCGGTCTCGGTATCGGTGGGCAACACGGTGGTGACAATGCCCCTTGGTTCGTTGTCGGAAAAGACCTAAGCAAGAATATCCTCTATGTCGGCCAAGGTTTCTACCATGACTCGCTCATGTCAACCAGCCTAGAGGCCAGTCAGGTTCACTTTACTCGTGACATGCCAGAGGAATTTACGCTAGACTGTACGGCTAAATTCCGCTACCGTCAGCCTGATTCTAAGGTGACAGTACATGTCAAAGGAGATAAGGCAGAAGTTATCTTTGCGGAACCGCAACGCGCCATCACACCAGGACAGGCAGTTGTCTTTTACGATGGCGAAGAGTGCCTAGGTGGTGGCCTGATTGACAATGCTTATCGAGATGGACAAGTTTGTCAGTACATTTAG